gaaacaggcaaaacagttagaaggctattgcagtcCCATAGAGAGAGGACCAAGGTCTGAATTAGGGGGGTGGCCCGAGGGAGTGGAAAGATGGGGGGATGTACCCTGAATgatggaatggaaaaagaaatgacaagatttcaCAACTGTTTGGATACATGAAGTGCGTGTGAAAAGTTGAGTGTGACACTGAGGCTGAGATCCTGCAAAAGAGGAAGGTGAATGGTGCCCTCAACAGAGAGGGAAGTTTGAGAGACAGCCGGGTTTGGGGAAAAAAGGCCGCGAGCTCTGCTTCGGACATCTTAACTCTGATGTAGTTTAGGTATTCTAAGATCAAGTCATTCACTGGACTTCACAACACAAGCTGCCATACAGCCAAGAACAACAATTTCCAAAGGAGGTATTTTCAGGGGCTATTTGCACTGTCTCGCAGTGGTCAGAAGTTGGGGTATTCTTCTCTTCTCAGTGAGAAGGAGCATTTAAATACAGCTGGGTATTTTAATGAGAGAAAATAGAGTTAAGGGGGCACCCGGATTTGAACCAGGGACCTCTTGATCTGCAGTCAAATGCTCTACCCCTGAGCTATACCCCCAGACACCATGGGCCATTTATTCTTCCCAGTTCATTTGTAGTGACTCACTCCTAATAGGTTCCACCCATACTGGTTTCTGTGTGCTAagctcctcctttctttctacatTCACTTTTCATCAAACAAAAGCCACCAGGGTAATACAAATAGCTTGGGTCAGTTGGAAAAAAGATTTGGTCCTATCTTTCCCTGCATTGCATACTTGACACACCCTGGAAACTACAACCCAAAGTCTGAAAAGGAAACCAGTCCCATCCTGTATGCAGAAAGTCTACACttcataaaaatgaatgggaataacTTCCACTTTCTGACTAAACAGAACTATCAGGAGGACATGATCAGACGTTCCTTCCCAACATACCTAcagaatactggatttgaatttgagcTCTGCTACTCAAAACCTTAGGCAGTCACAAACTTGCAGctcattcctcatttgtaaaatgagagaattggacgaGATGgctttctaagatcccttccagttcaaaatttatgatcctgtgaattcAAACTAGCCTGCTGAAAGGAAGGTCAGTTCCCAGGAAAGAGAGAAGTTCCACATTCTTCAATCCCTTAGTGACTCTTATTTTTAGGAATACCCTCCTAGGGCCAACTTTAGGCTCTTCTTAGTGACTGTCTTGTCCTTGCTGAACAGGGAGAATAACTAAGCGCTGTCATCCCATGAGCAGGGAAGCATTGTCACCCCATGAGCAGGCATTGTCTTTCAGTTCTCTTTCAGCCTGAGAAAAGGTATAGAAATGTGAGAGCCCTAACTCATCTTTCtactcctttcctctcccattaTCTCAGAGAAGGCGAGAGGTCAGGAAATTTGTGGAATTTTTTCTATCTATGCTTGACTTgcttatttaggaaaaaaaaagtcacaccAAAACATTTGGAGCCACAGGTTGCCaaaaataaagcagattaaaaatcaaaatttatttaaatgtatataCTGAGAAATAGGGTAAGGAGTGGGCAGAAGGGGACCAGTGAGGTCAGGCTATGCTAGAACAGTGGAAATGCGGTGACTTCTCCAAAAACAGATGTGCGCTGGCGAAGGGCAGGGGTATTTCGGCGATAGCCAAATCGCCCATTATAACCCCTGATTGTTCTAAGATCTGCGTTGTAGCTGTCATGCCCGGTCACCTGCTGAAGAGAGTGCCCTTTGGGGGCAAAGAGAGGACAGTTAACTCTCCTGGTTCAGCCATCCTCTCATCTTCTACCTCCTGCATATAAccttctttttccattccccCAATAAGGATGGAATGGGAAGTAAGCAGAGGGGATGCTTGAGTATTAATAATTAGGGTCAGATGGAgagtattgtattttaaaatattccaagCTTTTGGAATGAAATATTAAAGTCTGATAATCACAGAGTCTAACCTCTAAATATTAGATTGTTGGAGGTGAGATAAGagcaaaagaagggaaaattacaaataaatgCAAGAGGACTGGAGTATCTTACGAATTCCTAAGTATTAAAGCAAACTAGTCTTGTTCCTTTAATGGAAGtaattctgcttttcttctttattgtcCCTAGATCAGTTTGACCCTTGGTCAAAGGAACCCATAGGTTCACCTGAAAGAAGGTGGACATTTCCTTCCACAAAGGGAAGATTTGTTTTCTGGATGGGTGTCTTTCCCAGTGCTGTTGCTTTTGAACCTCCCTCAAATGAGAAGGATATTATATAAGTAGGAAGCAGTAGTTTTCCAGGTGAGGTGGCAAAACACCAGAGGGCCTAAAATCTAAATGCCTAGGTGTCAACCTTGGTCTCATTATAacattccccctctcccccaactgGTTTCCCATACACTCCAATTCTCTCTGCCTAGTGCCATGTCCCCTCCCCCATTTGGAAGGTGAAGAGGCTCTTACCTGCCCCTGCCCAATTTCTCCTGTTCAGATATCTCTGTCCTGGACCAAAGATGTGGAAGTAGTCTACTATCCAGCCATCTTGACTTGTCCCACCATGTGTCTGAGGGGATAGGGAATGGAGAGTGGAAAGGAAGTACAGTTGTCACTTCTCCAGTGATAACACTTATTGCTCCTGTCTCCTTGAAGCAGGAAGAGGTCActgggcggggtgggggggagaatagGGGCCACTAAGATTTGGATACATTTATCAGGTGCTCAGGTTCTTCTTGCCAAGAATTTAGGGCAGGTCATGGTACTTTCCAAGCTGCAGATAGCATTGTGACACAAGaatcatgtgtatgtgtgcatatatatgtatacacacatatctgtaaccacatgcacatatactgaaaaataaataaagatgtatgtatgGGCTCAAAAGAGGCAGCTggatggctcagtgaatagaggtagagtgctggccctggagtcaggaaaacctgaattagCTGAAGTAGCTCTAGATACTTACTctgtgtgtgactctggtcaattcacttaacctccttaACCCATacgggaagaaaatggcaaactatctttgccaagaaatcaccatggacagtatggtccacagagGTCAGGAAGGgtcagaaacaagagaacaacatgggcaaaaaaagaaatttcccttaatcctcatccttccccctccccaaagaaaTGTACGCAGACACACAAAAAATGGGAAGTAATGGCATGGAACAGAATTTAGAAAGATCAGCAGCTTGGAAACCATGGACCTACTTGGGATATATGGTTTTCTTGAGATGAAACCAGTTAGATAGCCACTTACTAATGAAGTTAACTAAGAGCTTAGATGTGTGAAAATTTCCCTCTCACCCATCAGTGCCTGGAATAGTCCAGAATAATTGGGAGTCTCCCGATTTTCTATCTCCATGAAATCCATCCACTTTCCCTTAGGCTCTCAAGATCTAGAGCTACAATTATGACATCACAAGGAAAAGATAAGATTCCAGACACTACCTTGCCTTTGTTCTGCTTCCTAACATCACAGTTGGTCCCTTGGGAGGCGAAGACCATGATGTCATAAAGGGCCCAGCGCACTAGTGGAATAGCTCTGACACCTATTCTAGTTAACTCTTCAGTATCCAAAATAGAAACTTCCAAAATTGAGGGATTTATAGATATCACTTTCTTCCCaaattcctcctctcttcctgctCTTACATACTTACCTACCCAGTTACAGgtgcttttttttgggggggggatgaAGAACGAGTAGGGGAgatttataaaatggggctagGTTCTCCTGTTGTCCACCTTGGAATTAGGTAGAGGAgacagtgggggaaggggagaacctGGATGTTTAGTTATGGGAAGTTGGATTGTAGGACTTTACTCCATGGTACCTCATCCTGGGCTTCTTAGGGGCAGAGAGGGTGGCGTATACGTATGCTTGGGAACAGCTAGGTAAAGAGGACTccccccctaccccccccccccccccccgcccctccccggGGAGATCCATCCTCCTCTCTTTGCCCTGTGGACCCCCTCACCTGGTCGGTTTTTCGCAACACAGACTGGACCACGGGAGATTGGAAGTAGGTGCGGGCGTGGATGTCCAGCTGCGCATTATAAGGAGGTAGGGCAGACCAGAGCCTGGGCAAGGTGCGTTCGTAGGAGGTGGCCATGGAGCTCAATGCCACCCCATCTAAGATGAACTCCTTCTCCTGCCGCAGGCAGCGCTCCGAAAGCCGCACCATCTCAGCAGGTCACGCGCTCGGCGCGGGAGGAATTCCCTTTGCCAGGACCCTGAACAGTTCCTCACCTTTCAGGCTCCGCCTACATTGTTACGTGATTCCAAAGCCCCTAGTGCCACAAACCTCTTCAGACCCACCCTGCCCTTGCTCCCAGATTCCGAGGTTCTAGAGACCTGTAAGGTTCTCAGTCACGGTCTATACCGAATAACTTAAGGAGGGGCTATCTGAGGACCTCTTGGTTGCCACACAAGGCCAGATAGAGGAAAACAGGGAAAACTTTTAGGAATGCTCCAATTAAATCTTGGTCTGCAAATTTTGCCCTTCCCAAGGGAGTGGTAATAAAACCTTGGCCATTTACAGTAAACCTAAATAAACAATTGACTCTGCACTTGGTAAGGAGCCGAAACTGGAAAACTTACTCTGAGGGCTCCCATATTCCTAATGGAAGTTTTCCCTTCATCTTCTAAATATTGGGTTATTTGGATAAATCTGGATTCATATATACTCAGAATATCAGAGATTGGAAGAAGGACCTACTCGTTTTTACCTTTCATCTGGGCTTACTTAGAAGATGAAGTGATTCTAGCCCTGGACCTGTTTCCTATAAAATCTAGGTAAGTCCTAGATGATCCTGTACAACTCCTCTGACTGGTGCCCACAATCCATGGCTAGTTCTTCACATCCTATGTGGTtaattcaacatgcatttataaaCTCCTACTAAATGCCAAGGGCAGGGGCAAACTGAACAGCTCCGGAAGAAAGGATTACTCATACTTTAACAGGATGCCCAGAAAGGAGGGTCCCTGCGAAGCTCTTCTCTTCAAATGCAGATTTCCTTTTACCTTAGATTATCTCTACTAAGGTACTTCCCACCAGGACAAAAGCCTCAGAAAGGTATCCAAGATTAAATTTTGCTTTTGGCCACATAACCAGGACAGTGCCCTATCACACCATTATGTCGTTTGAATGTTGATTCATTCAAAAAATGTGTTATGATGGCAGGCTCAAGAATAGGTAAGATTTCAGATGTGGATTTTTTGGAGAGGAAGGCCAGATGGAAAGACAAGAAACAGGAAGATACTCCTAGATGCCCTGTAGTGCCCAGGTctctcccatttaaaaaaaacccttcacttGGTCATAACTATCATCCCTGCATGCTATCACcaaatttctttccttcacaGGCAAAATCCTGGAAAAAGCTGAACTCTACATTCATTGCCTTCACCTTAAGCTTTTTAATAGGAAGTCTTGGGTTTTTTCCTTAAGTTCCCAGAGCCTAAACAGTGCTAGATACAGAGGAAGCACTTAAGGTTTATCGATCCTCACTGTTAAACCTCACCACTCAACTGGAACCACTTTTTCCTGTTATGTTTCTTAATAGCTAATCTTGTTGGCCTGTACTGTCCTATCCTCTGACCTCTATATCATTTGACTCAATCGCCCCTCCTATCCCATTTTCTTGACATTGATTTTTCTCATGCTACTTGTTTAGCCTACCTCAGTATTCTTTGCTGGACTATCATCTATATCCCACCCCCTAACCACAGGTATCCCTCAAGGTTCTGTCTTAGGCCCCTTTTTCTCTCTACATCTTATCTTTGTGATCTCACCCCCCTCCAATGGGTTCAGTAATTATTTTCATCTCTCCTAAATTCCATTTCTACATCAGGCAGATAGTTAACTGCCTGTTAGGATATTATCCATCTCTAAATAGATATCCCCTTGAATCAAAAGCAAAATGTCTAATAAGTCATCTCAACTCATACGTCTCCCAGCCCATTTCTGTTTAAAGAAGGGACTCACCATTGTTTCAGTAACAAAAGGTTTACAATCTCAATCATTCTTGAGTCTTTCCTTTCCCTTAACCTTCCTAATTAGCAAATTCTGTGAACATCTCACTTTCATTCACACTCTCACCATCTTGATTGAACTTTTACCTCCCTCGGGGTTTTATTCTGTTCACCTTCTTAAATTGTCAACATAATCTTAAAgcagatttgaccatgtcactgtCCTAATAAATAACTCATCAACCATTTGCACAAATACAAAACTAAGCAGTCTggtcttttaaagtccttctggCTGCTGGTTTATTTCATACTATTTTTCACAAATATTCCAAGCCAAATTGGCTTGTCATTACTTGGTATCCCAGCTCTCAGCCTTTGCCAAGAGTTGTCCCCTATGCCTACAAGGCACACTATCTTCTGAAATCCCTAGTTCATCAAGACTCATTGTATGTAGTACATAGGAACCTTTTCTTAATCCCTATTTTGAATACCTAACTGCAGATAGAATAGAATTGGAATTGAACTGCCAGGCTTAGGGGCTACCAGAAATTTTTGAGCAGATAAAAGGTAAAGGGGGTTGGTTAAAGGAGAGGGTGCCAGTTTACATTTTTTCGGCAGCCTGTCTCAGGCTTTGAATGCAAGGGGATGGCAGTAGGAAGATTCACCAGCAATTCCTCACGGACCTGACTCCTGAACTTCCCATCAAAAgctgtgtgaaaaaaaaaaaattgatgagtACAACTTTTATCTTTTTCAATGAGGGAAGTAAAATTCTATCTGTTACTTTACCCTTGTGGTTgtaagctttttctttccttgtcaaaACCCTCTCAATTAGATTACGTCAATAAATTCAGTGAAAATCACATTAATTTCAGCTGACTTTTGGGTGTTTCAAGGCTTGTCTATGAAGATCTTCACAAAAATCAACCCAGGGGATGTTCAGGTACACTACACTAATCCAAGAGAATCTTATACTCTAGGGCCAGCATACTACCACTGCCCTAACTGAAGGATAAAACATAtcagttggtcaataaacatttattaagcacctacaagctacactgtgctaagcactaggataCAAAGttaagacagtccctacccttgaggagctcacagtctaatagggagaagacaacatgcaaatactGTATACAAATAAGCGATATAGAGGATCAACTGAAAATAGATCCAACTCTTTCTCCCTTGAAGCCCCTTCCACCCATTTATAAGTGTTTTccaaggtttgaaaagcactccTCTCCTAAATAATCCAGACTGACCTAAAATCCAAAGGCACATATGTATTTCTAGGTAGTATCCAACTGCTCTGTAAACAGCAAACCTAATATaaagaaatgacaattctactacTGGCAACACAACACAATGAAAACCTCAATCTACCAAATCACTGACCCAAGGAAGCAACAGGGAAAAGACAGTATATGGTATACCGTATTGTCCTGGTGTTGGTAAAATTACTTGTTCAGTTTTTTATTGTCAAAGATTACTgcggtggtttgccatttccttctccagctcattttacagatgagaaaactgaggcaaaacaaggTTGTGACCTGCCTAAGGCCAGACAGCTAgttaaagtgtctgaggccaaatctgaactcaagaagagtaTTTCTTTTGTTCATCAGGCTAatcaaagtccagtgctctaatATGTCACTGACACATTGGACTAGATTAAGTCAACCTCAAGTGGATGGTCTTATTTTAGGATAGCAGAAATGCTTTATCACAGGAGGGTTAACATCAAACCATTAGAAGAAAAACACAGGCTAGTTTTCAGACTTCAATGGTTCTGAAAAAGATCAGGGTAAAACAAAGACAAGGCAAAAAAGCAAATATATAGGCAGACACTTTAATGAGGCATTTTTTACAAATGGGCTTTAGGAGAATCAAGCAATGCTGCCTGCATTAGATGCAATCCTGGGCCACAAATCAGCACACTCCTTGGCAACAGGCCCTGTGATGGCTGAACCtacaggagagaagaggaaaaagcaaaagCTGAACAGGTACTATCTTTTGAAGGAACCACCCACCCAACCACAgaagaaaaaacccaaaccccTACCTTTCATCTCGCCTTTGTTGTTTACTATGACCCCCGCATTGTCTTCAAAATATAGGAACACACCATCTTTTCTCCGATACGACTTCCGTTGCCGTATTACCACTGCTGGATGAACTATAAAGGAAAAGATCAATGACAAGTTCAGCTCCAATAGGTGTATTATAGAACAACAAAGGAGATAACGGACATTCCCTCACCTATACTTTCCTCAACTACATATTGAAAACAAGCTTTAAAAGATACTTGGAGTCTCAACCAGAGTTCATGCTCTTAAATGAAGCAACAAATGGATGCTACAGATCACCTTGGCCCAACCTCCTCTTTTCACTGAAGAGGACCCATATAGGGGAAGTTACTTCCCCAAAGCAGCAGAGGTGGGCTTTGAACCCAGACGCATGCTGCTTGGTTGTGGCTTCTCAAAACCTGTAAACTGAACAAGTTTCCTCTGACTTAAGACCAATCAATTTTGAAAACACTTAAGAGCTTTCCTGCAAAACCAACTCAAGTATGGGGAAGGAATACTGCCTCAACTACTCTTTCTGTTGAGGAAAACCtgtaaggaatttttttaaactccTAAGAGAACAGGCTTCCTACCTTTGAAATGGTAACAATATGCTTAAGGGAAAGACCTAGAGAAAGGTTCTTCGCCTGGGGTCTatgatcttttccccaaaatttggttatattttaatatatttggcacacaatcctatgcattttgtgcatttaaaaacagcaTTGAGAGAAGGGATCTAATCTGCCAAAGGGGTTAATGAGACAAAAGGGCTAATAATCCTTGAAACTAAAGAACACACAAATATGGAAAACAAATGTACCAATCAGGGACACAAATATAGGGATtctaacaaaggaaagaaaactgtGGTCTAGAATAGCCAGGGAAGGTTTCAAACAGGTGGGACACAGGGATCGGCAAACTAGCATGAGGGCCAAATCTGTCTCACCAGTTAAGAATGATTTTACACTTTGAagtacaataaataaaaaaaatattagcttGGGGTAATAGAGGCAGTTTTGTCAAACCATCCTTCTAACACACTGTTTTGAAAAAAACTATAGGCCTGTCACACCACTGATTGAGACCAACAGCACATGCAGCTGTTACCTCACCCAAAAGTGATGGTTGTTATATTCTGCCCTTTCTGGATAACTTCCCAAGTCACTGAAGAGACCCATAAAGTGCTTTTGAAAGGGAATTCAGCTTTACCTACTTCTCCATAAGACCATCACCCAAGTCAGAATGAGCAATAAATATTCAGATTTTCTGGGAGACAAGGTTTTAAAACTAACCTAAATACCAAAATTAGATAAAAACTTGTTATTCTCACTTATATGAATCACAGGCTTTTAGAATGGATCTCAGaaacccttattttacaaataactcACTACTACTTCATGATATGTACACAATATGCCCTCCCTAGGAAAGAATTCTATGATGTAAACTACACAGTGTAGATATTGTCTTTCATACTATGAACAGGTTCAGAATGAAGTCAAAACCGCCTAGATGGTTGTGGAAAGGCCAAAACTAAAACCCATCCATTAAGGAAAGCAAAGGTCTTATTACCATGCCTCATGGTCTTTTAAAAGGCTGAAGCCTGGGGAGCTGGGTTGGGCTTAGATAAAATCTCTTATGATGCAGTCAGTTCAGTCTCTTTCAGAGCCCACTATTACTGAGAGATCACTATCAGTGGAATCTTTATACTTCTCAAAAGAAATTTATGgagcaatttctttttcttctccacccAGGCTTCTTTCACAGCTTAATGCACCCATCTTGAATATGGACATTACCCCATCAAAGTAGTGTGGAGTCCACCAAGGGAAGCCACTGTTGGATACTGAGGCCTAACACTTGAGAGACAAGGCTTCAGGGCCATAGCATTTCACATTGGAAAACTCTTAACAAGGGATCATAAACTGAGTAGGTCTTTCGATTCTCACCAAGAGAATGAAGGGGAGATTCTTTTTCCTCCACTCACCCTTCTTCCGGAGCTCTGGCTTTCCCTTTTTGACTGTAGCCATTACCATGTCACCTACACCAGCAGCAGGAAGCCTGTTCAATCTCCCCTTAATCCCCTTCACAGAGATGATGTACAGGTTCTTGGCACCTATAAGGAAAAGATTTGTAgcagtgggttttttttcatcataaatggCTACCAGACATTTATTCTTACCATTTCACTCCATGATGAAGTCAATGCTGAATGATACCTGTATGGCTAGAGGTATTGTTACACCACCGATTGAAGCTAAACAGCACAAGCTGCCGCTTCACCCAAAAGCAGTGTCATTTTCTTTACCCTTTCATGACGGCTCTATGGGTCATTGCAAGAAGGCCCACTGAGTGCTTTTTGAAGGGAGAAGTTAAGTAGAGCTAGACAGTCAAATGCTTCTCAATTCTTTGGGCATTTACCAAATCATGGTTAAATCCAATGGGAGGATAAGAGCCAAGCATACCAGGGACTCACCCGTATTATCAGCACAATTGATGACAGCTCCCACCGGGAGACCCAAGGAAATTCGGAACTTTGCTCCCGAAGACCCACCTCGTCCTAAGGAAAGATATACAAGAATCAATCCAGCATCCACAAAGCTCTTCTCCTAACTAGGTCTCTATTTCTCCTTAGAAAATTGCTTTTGGACTTACTTACATCACGGAGTTTTAGGTCAGAAGCAAACTTAGCAACTTATCTTATTCTACAGATAACTCACTTTCCTATTTGCTGAAAGATTCTCATGGGTATGGCCTTGTCTAGGCTGTAAACAAGAGGGGTGCAAAGATGCCCCATGGCTCCTTTCTTATAATACTACAACAAACAGATCTACTTCATACTTGGGATACTCACACCTTTCTCTAATACAAGCTAGGCACGGAAGATAAACTATACATGCGAAAACAGGCTCTTATAAGCAGAAGGCTTATTCAATTTACTAAtacaccaaatatttattaaacccaTACCTCTGCTAAATACTaaggatataaaggaaaaaaaagtaacagTTCTATTCCTCAAGCTTATATTCTGGGGAGAAAAGGTCTATGAAGAATACAGGGAATTTTAAAGAAGACAGTAGAGTGGATCTGGGAAGTAACGTGCATGAGGATGGGAGAGGTGAGCTGCAATTGGCTTAGAAGTAGcaatttgacagctgtgtgaaggatccattggaaaggggaaaaggtaGGAAGCAGGGAGAACAATTTGGTCTGCAACCATCAAAAGCGGTACGGCGGTCGTGAACGACCTCCATCCCAAGGCATCAGAACCCCTACGAGGGTGGCACGATTACCGCCCCACCCTACCTACCTTCTTTTTACAAACAGCTCCTTCCCCTCGGCAGAAACCCCCCTACTCCAAGCCTTCCCCTTCTAGGGCGCCTCCCCGCCAGGCAGGCCAGGCCTCCGAAGAAGGCTGCGAGTGGGCCAGAGCCGTGGCTCATGTGTCACAGGTGGACGGAAAAAGCCACTGAGTCCGTCTAtcatcccttcccccatctccggGTCTTTTCACTGCCTTCTCTCAAGGACAGGACTCTCCCAATTGGGTCCAGGGAGGAGCTAAGAGCTCCCGCTTCCCCATCCGGCGGCTCTTCGGCAGACCCCGGCCCCGAGAGCGAAGGATGGCGGCGGATTTCGCGGCTCAAGAAACTCACCTCGCTTAGACATCTTGATTCCCGGAAAGCACCAAAGAGAGAGGAAACGCGGGGCACTTCGGGAAATGAACAGAGAAGCTCCGCCTCCCCCTCTTGTCACGTGACCGGAAGCAGCTTCCTGCCCTCCAGAGGAGCGCTCCCCCGTCACGTGACTATAAAAAAATAAGCTAGCGACTGCGTGGTGGGGGCGGTGCGATGCACTTTGGCGCCCTCTTCAGCCCTGGTGGGGAAACTGCAGTTCGGAGCTGATGCTTATTTGAAAAGGCGAGGGACTAGCGAGTGTAGAAAATTGTATTGGTATTCCGTCGTTTTCGGTCGTCTACGATTCTTCGTAACcctttctggggttttcttggcaaaggaactggagtggtttgaaatggaaaaagaaatggttctttctccagttcattttacacatgagtaaactgaggccgacaggattaagtgacttgcccaggctcccaATGCTAGTTAAgtgcctgaattcaaatttgaacgGAGCTCTTgcttactccaggcctggcgctctattCACTGCCACCTATCTCCCCCTATGTAATTATTAATCATACTATATGACAAAGACATAAAACAAAAGacacctcaaaaaataaaaaagaaacagcaaagagaaaaaaagaaaattcaattaaaaccAATCACCCATCAA
The DNA window shown above is from Notamacropus eugenii isolate mMacEug1 chromosome 2, mMacEug1.pri_v2, whole genome shotgun sequence and carries:
- the RPL23 gene encoding large ribosomal subunit protein uL14, with amino-acid sequence MSKRGRGGSSGAKFRISLGLPVGAVINCADNTGAKNLYIISVKGIKGRLNRLPAAGVGDMVMATVKKGKPELRKKVHPAVVIRQRKSYRRKDGVFLYFEDNAGVIVNNKGEMKGSAITGPVAKECADLWPRIASNAGSIA
- the SPMAP1 gene encoding sperm microtubule associated protein 1 translates to MVRLSERCLRQEKEFILDGVALSSMATSYERTLPRLWSALPPYNAQLDIHARTYFQSPVVQSVLRKTDQTHGGTSQDGWIVDYFHIFGPGQRYLNRRNWAGAGHSLQQVTGHDSYNADLRTIRGYNGRFGYRRNTPALRQRTSVFGEVTAFPLF